A stretch of the Runella slithyformis DSM 19594 genome encodes the following:
- a CDS encoding DUF202 domain-containing protein gives MEKKPDFDEKIEEELILRDYLAIERTRLANETALLAYLRTGLFLLSVGLTFFQLKEFKAISLIGWVCLPLSFISVSFGVYRFIR, from the coding sequence ATGGAAAAGAAACCTGATTTCGACGAAAAAATAGAAGAAGAACTGATTCTCAGAGATTATTTAGCCATTGAAAGAACACGCCTTGCCAACGAAACGGCTCTTTTAGCTTACTTGAGAACAGGTTTGTTTCTGCTTTCCGTTGGGTTGACTTTTTTTCAACTGAAAGAATTTAAAGCCATTTCACTGATCGGTTGGGTTTGCCTGCCGTTGAGCTTTATTTCGGTGAGCTTTGGCGTGTATCGCTTTATCCGTTGA
- a CDS encoding MBL fold metallo-hydrolase has translation MFFQHIYDKTLAQASYLIGCQKTGEAIVIDPKRDVDTYLEIAKQNGLRITHVTETHIHADFLSGARELAAITGATMYLSDEGGEGWEYEFDHVGLKNGAVIIVGNLTLEVIHTPGHTPESISFLLTDKPASLQPVMLFTGDFVFVGDIGRPDLLEKAAGMLGTQDAGALQMYHSIQKFNTLPDFLQVWPGHGAGSACGKALGAVPSSTVGYEKIRNWAFQYDDDQEGFIKYLLTDQPEPPKYFATMKKLNKVNRPLLTAVPTQKKLTGEEVKEAMAQGIKLIDTRNKVEFAAGFLPDSLNIQGNNAFATWMGWFINYEEPFMLVAAETQIEDLTRKLMRIGLDNVYGYISDVTSAGVELAKSEVIEMDEFKTYLNREDVQVIDLRGVAEYNAGHIEGAENVFIGTLPTNLEKISRDKQVVIHCQGGDRAAIGYSILAKNGFKNVKNYSGGIIEWVNKGNPLETELVEAAVC, from the coding sequence ATGTTCTTCCAACACATTTATGACAAAACCTTAGCGCAGGCGAGTTACCTCATAGGCTGCCAAAAAACCGGCGAAGCCATCGTAATCGATCCCAAAAGAGACGTAGATACGTATTTGGAGATCGCCAAACAAAACGGCTTACGCATTACTCACGTGACCGAAACCCACATTCACGCCGATTTTCTGTCGGGGGCCCGGGAATTGGCCGCCATCACGGGAGCAACCATGTATCTTTCCGACGAAGGAGGGGAAGGCTGGGAATATGAATTTGACCACGTTGGGCTGAAAAATGGAGCTGTCATCATCGTGGGCAACCTGACCCTGGAAGTGATTCATACGCCGGGACATACCCCCGAAAGTATCAGCTTTCTGTTGACCGATAAGCCGGCGTCGTTACAACCGGTGATGTTGTTTACAGGAGATTTTGTATTTGTGGGTGATATTGGTCGTCCCGACTTATTGGAAAAAGCGGCCGGAATGCTCGGAACGCAGGATGCCGGAGCGCTGCAAATGTATCATTCCATCCAAAAATTCAACACTTTACCCGATTTCTTACAGGTATGGCCGGGCCACGGTGCCGGGTCGGCCTGCGGAAAAGCCTTGGGGGCGGTACCAAGCTCAACGGTTGGCTACGAGAAAATCAGAAACTGGGCTTTTCAATACGATGATGACCAAGAGGGCTTTATAAAATACCTGCTGACGGACCAACCGGAGCCCCCCAAATATTTTGCCACGATGAAAAAACTCAATAAAGTAAATCGTCCGTTGCTGACGGCAGTGCCGACGCAAAAGAAACTGACGGGAGAAGAAGTAAAAGAGGCAATGGCCCAAGGCATCAAACTCATTGATACGCGCAACAAAGTGGAATTTGCCGCCGGCTTCCTGCCCGATAGCCTCAATATTCAGGGTAATAATGCGTTTGCGACCTGGATGGGTTGGTTTATTAATTATGAAGAACCTTTTATGCTGGTCGCCGCAGAAACTCAAATCGAGGACCTTACCCGTAAACTCATGCGGATTGGCTTGGACAACGTGTATGGTTACATTTCAGATGTCACCTCGGCAGGCGTTGAATTAGCGAAAAGCGAGGTAATTGAAATGGATGAATTTAAGACGTACTTAAACCGCGAAGATGTTCAGGTCATAGACTTACGCGGTGTGGCAGAATACAACGCCGGGCATATCGAAGGCGCGGAAAATGTGTTTATTGGCACGCTGCCAACAAACCTTGAAAAAATCAGCCGCGATAAGCAAGTGGTCATTCACTGTCAGGGCGGCGACAGAGCGGCAATAGGGTATTCCATTTTAGCTAAAAACGGCTTTAAAAATGTAAAAAATTACTCGGGGGGTATCATTGAATGGGTAAACAAAGGAAACCCGTTGGAAACAGAATTGGTAGAGGCAGCAGTGTGCTGA
- a CDS encoding sulfite exporter TauE/SafE family protein yields the protein MNSTEIFGFSASIFIGISLGLIGGGGSILTLPVLVYLLGINPVLSTAYSLFVVGTTSLVGSFNFMRKGLVNYKAALVFAIPSFITVFLTRKYLVPAIPNSLFTVAGFEVTKNIGIMLFFALVMLAASYSMIKGNKKKEEKDSGELQFNYPIIGLEGAVVGVLTGIVGAGGGFLIIPALVLLARLPMKMAVGTSLLIIAAKSLIGFVGDISNASVDWTFLLEFTALSVVGIFVGSYLSRFIAGEKLKKAFGWFVLVMGVYIISKEIFFK from the coding sequence ATGAACTCAACTGAGATTTTCGGCTTTTCGGCCTCTATTTTTATCGGCATCAGCCTGGGCCTGATAGGGGGAGGGGGCAGCATCCTGACCTTACCCGTTTTGGTCTACCTGTTAGGAATTAACCCCGTACTTTCCACCGCCTATTCATTGTTTGTGGTAGGCACCACTTCGTTGGTGGGGTCTTTCAATTTTATGCGCAAAGGCCTGGTCAATTATAAAGCCGCCCTCGTTTTTGCCATTCCTTCCTTTATTACGGTGTTTCTCACCCGTAAGTATTTAGTACCGGCTATTCCAAATTCTCTCTTTACCGTTGCGGGTTTTGAAGTGACCAAAAACATCGGTATCATGCTGTTTTTTGCCTTAGTGATGCTGGCTGCTTCGTATTCGATGATCAAAGGAAATAAGAAAAAAGAGGAAAAGGACTCGGGAGAACTTCAATTTAACTACCCCATCATTGGATTGGAAGGTGCTGTTGTGGGTGTTCTTACGGGAATTGTAGGAGCCGGAGGAGGTTTTTTGATCATTCCCGCCCTGGTGCTGTTGGCACGTTTACCGATGAAAATGGCCGTCGGTACGTCGCTGCTCATCATTGCCGCCAAATCACTGATCGGTTTCGTAGGGGATATTTCCAATGCGTCAGTAGATTGGACCTTCCTGCTGGAATTTACTGCTCTCTCGGTCGTCGGTATTTTTGTGGGGTCTTACCTTTCGCGTTTTATTGCCGGCGAAAAACTCAAAAAAGCTTTCGGTTGGTTTGTGCTGGTCATGGGCGTTTACATCATTTCCAAAGAAATTTTCTTCAAATAA
- a CDS encoding helix-turn-helix domain-containing protein, translating into MICWVLLTKLLFIRLDERLLTLLNRKSKQCRCMVFTISHEELSNKLATCRKVISRLLKQLEKLGKVKLSRYKIALLTTAKNQYNPASV; encoded by the coding sequence ATGATTTGTTGGGTGCTATTGACCAAATTGCTTTTTATAAGATTGGACGAGCGACTCTTAACGTTGCTTAATCGCAAGTCGAAGCAGTGTAGATGTATGGTATTTACTATCTCCCACGAAGAGTTGAGTAATAAATTGGCTACTTGCCGGAAAGTCATCTCCCGACTTTTGAAACAATTGGAGAAATTAGGCAAGGTAAAACTCTCTCGTTATAAAATAGCATTGCTTACTACGGCAAAAAATCAGTATAACCCTGCGTCTGTGTAA
- a CDS encoding helix-turn-helix domain-containing protein, whose translation MSRKEKHIELTETERLTLREGSKYHSKPEFRVKCQGLLLNHTGMGFKTIATHLGISHNTVGNWVKACETIGIAGLCRKNGQGRKLILSVSNTAHTDLLGKTVEAHRQNVKAIRADLIKEPATPMSTDTVKRF comes from the coding sequence ATGAGCCGAAAAGAAAAACATATCGAATTGACAGAAACTGAGCGTCTCACCCTACGAGAAGGCTCAAAATATCATTCAAAACCGGAGTTCAGAGTAAAATGCCAGGGGCTTTTACTGAATCACACAGGTATGGGTTTTAAAACTATCGCCACTCATTTGGGTATAAGTCATAATACAGTGGGTAATTGGGTAAAAGCCTGCGAAACTATCGGAATTGCAGGACTTTGCCGTAAGAATGGCCAAGGGCGCAAGCTGATTTTAAGTGTCAGCAACACTGCTCATACTGATTTATTAGGCAAAACAGTGGAGGCTCACCGTCAAAATGTCAAGGCAATCCGTGCTGATTTAATCAAAGAACCGGCCACGCCTATGAGTACTGATACCGTGAAAAGGTTTTAA
- a CDS encoding DUF4249 domain-containing protein produces MKIRQIISAILIGGLFSCEKEITLDLNTANKKFVIEGEITPNEKATVRIIKTVDFTQPNNFPSVRGANVRLSDGSGNTEQLVETGAGVYQSQKIVGAEGKTYSLTVIIEGSTFTAQTTMPTNIKLTGIKVQKSSFSPPGSTSDSYIIYPQFIDPAAFGNSYRFIQTRNGERDKSIIVANDNIGNGLPNSRPILSADFEIVLGDNVTLEMHCIDKPIYDYFFSLNSVQGNGPGGGTVPANPVTNIKGGALGYFSAHTLQRMSIEVK; encoded by the coding sequence ATGAAAATCAGACAAATCATTTCAGCAATTCTAATTGGAGGGCTTTTTTCCTGCGAAAAAGAAATCACCTTAGACCTCAATACCGCCAATAAGAAGTTTGTCATCGAAGGCGAAATAACTCCAAACGAAAAAGCAACGGTCAGAATCATCAAAACCGTTGATTTTACCCAGCCTAATAACTTTCCTTCGGTGAGGGGAGCCAACGTACGCCTTTCGGATGGCAGCGGAAACACCGAGCAGTTGGTGGAAACCGGTGCCGGGGTGTATCAATCGCAAAAGATCGTGGGTGCCGAAGGTAAAACGTATAGCCTAACCGTTATTATTGAAGGCAGTACGTTTACAGCGCAAACCACGATGCCAACCAACATAAAATTGACGGGGATAAAAGTACAAAAGAGCTCTTTTTCGCCTCCGGGCAGTACCTCCGACAGCTACATCATTTACCCACAATTTATAGACCCTGCTGCCTTTGGCAATAGCTACCGGTTTATCCAAACCCGAAATGGAGAAAGAGATAAATCAATCATTGTTGCAAACGATAACATCGGCAATGGCCTGCCGAATTCAAGACCGATTTTGAGTGCAGACTTTGAAATCGTACTCGGAGATAACGTTACCTTAGAAATGCACTGCATTGATAAACCCATCTACGATTATTTCTTTTCGCTCAACTCAGTACAGGGGAACGGCCCGGGCGGAGGCACCGTTCCCGCCAACCCTGTCACTAACATCAAAGGCGGAGCATTGGGGTATTTTTCGGCTCATACCCTACAAAGAATGAGTATAGAAGTAAAATGA
- a CDS encoding TonB-dependent receptor, whose amino-acid sequence MAKLKFIVFCVLMSSFKLFAQEKFTISGTLRDKASGEELIGATVVVKEIPNTGKAANEYGFYSITLPKGSYTLKGTYIGYEEMTKTVNLDKNLKIDWELESGKMLEAVVIKATKEDDNITKTSMGTEKLDIKEIAKLPVIFGEKDVLKTIQLLPGVKTAGEGNSGFFVRGGAADQNLILLDEAPVYNASHLLGFFSTFNSDAIKDATIIKGNSPANFGGRLSSVLDVRMREGNDKAFQTSGGIGVISSRLAIEGPIQKEKSSFMISGRRTYADVFLKASPDFSDTQLYFYDLNAKANYRINENNRVYVSGYFGRDRLGFGDAFGIDWGNKTGTLRWNSIINSKWFSNTSLIYSDYSYEFKVSGGDNSFVNQSKIKDWNLKQEFQFFPSTKNSWRFGFNSIRHTITPGSLINETNANENDIKEGRNALENAVYVQNTYSVSPKFSMDYGLRLSSWSILGGTTYNIYDRGVKTDSVVLADGAFGKTYFNVEPRLAFNFILNEKSSLKAGYARNTQNLHLLSNSTSSNPTDQWVGSSYNIKPGISDQVSLGYFRNFAENKYEFSAETYYKSLQNQIDYKNGADIQTAPDVESELLYGKGRAYGLELLLKKKSGKFTGWVSYTLSKTERQIDGINEGNWYSARQDRTHDLAIVGMYQLSTRWSLSGNFIFYTGDAVTFPSGKYEVAGNTAFYYTERNASRMPNYHRLDVSATYENPRKGRYQTSWNFSLYNAYGRQNAYTINFEDDENDPSRTRAVQTSLFRWVPSVTYNFKF is encoded by the coding sequence ATGGCAAAATTGAAATTTATTGTTTTCTGCGTTCTGATGAGCAGTTTCAAGCTTTTCGCACAGGAAAAATTTACAATAAGCGGTACACTCAGAGATAAGGCTTCGGGCGAAGAACTCATCGGAGCAACAGTGGTCGTGAAAGAAATCCCAAATACCGGCAAAGCCGCCAACGAGTACGGCTTTTATTCCATCACCTTACCCAAAGGAAGTTACACGCTCAAAGGAACGTATATCGGTTATGAAGAAATGACTAAAACCGTCAATTTAGATAAAAATCTAAAAATTGATTGGGAATTGGAAAGCGGTAAAATGCTCGAAGCGGTGGTTATTAAAGCCACCAAAGAAGATGACAATATTACCAAAACCTCCATGGGTACCGAGAAATTGGACATCAAAGAAATAGCCAAGCTGCCGGTGATTTTTGGAGAAAAAGATGTATTGAAAACCATCCAATTGCTGCCGGGGGTCAAGACTGCCGGTGAAGGCAACAGCGGTTTTTTTGTGCGGGGAGGTGCGGCTGATCAAAACCTCATTTTGCTCGATGAAGCACCCGTCTATAATGCTTCACACTTGCTCGGTTTTTTCAGTACGTTCAATTCAGATGCCATCAAAGATGCTACCATCATCAAAGGCAATAGCCCGGCCAACTTCGGCGGGCGTCTTTCTTCAGTGTTGGATGTACGTATGCGGGAAGGCAACGACAAAGCGTTTCAGACTTCGGGCGGTATAGGCGTAATCAGCAGTCGCCTGGCCATAGAAGGACCGATTCAAAAAGAAAAATCATCGTTTATGATTTCGGGTCGCAGGACGTATGCCGATGTATTTTTGAAGGCATCTCCTGATTTCAGCGACACCCAATTGTATTTCTATGACCTCAATGCCAAAGCAAATTACCGCATCAACGAAAACAACCGAGTGTATGTATCGGGGTATTTTGGACGCGATAGATTGGGTTTTGGCGATGCCTTTGGTATTGATTGGGGAAACAAAACGGGTACACTCCGCTGGAACAGCATTATCAATTCAAAATGGTTTTCAAATACCTCTTTGATTTACAGCGATTACAGCTACGAATTCAAGGTTTCGGGGGGCGATAATAGCTTTGTCAATCAATCAAAGATCAAGGATTGGAATTTGAAGCAAGAGTTTCAATTTTTTCCGAGTACCAAAAATTCGTGGCGATTTGGGTTTAACTCCATCCGCCATACCATTACGCCGGGTAGTTTGATCAACGAAACCAATGCCAACGAAAACGACATAAAAGAGGGCAGAAATGCTTTAGAAAATGCCGTTTATGTCCAAAATACCTACTCGGTTTCGCCCAAATTCAGCATGGATTATGGCCTGCGGCTTTCGTCGTGGAGTATTTTGGGAGGGACTACCTACAATATTTACGACAGGGGTGTAAAGACGGACTCGGTGGTTTTGGCCGATGGGGCGTTTGGAAAAACCTATTTCAACGTTGAACCGCGATTAGCCTTTAATTTCATTCTGAACGAAAAGAGCAGTTTGAAGGCAGGGTATGCGCGCAATACGCAAAACCTGCATTTGTTGAGCAATTCTACCAGCTCAAACCCAACCGACCAATGGGTAGGCAGCAGCTACAATATCAAGCCGGGTATTTCCGATCAAGTTAGCTTGGGGTATTTTCGGAATTTTGCCGAAAACAAGTATGAATTCAGCGCTGAAACCTACTACAAATCGCTTCAAAACCAAATAGATTACAAAAATGGAGCCGATATTCAGACCGCCCCCGACGTAGAAAGCGAATTGCTCTACGGAAAAGGAAGGGCTTATGGTCTGGAATTGTTGCTTAAAAAGAAATCAGGCAAATTTACGGGTTGGGTAAGCTATACGCTTTCAAAAACCGAACGACAGATTGACGGCATCAACGAAGGCAATTGGTATTCGGCACGCCAAGATCGCACGCATGACCTGGCCATTGTGGGAATGTACCAACTAAGCACACGTTGGTCATTGTCAGGCAATTTTATCTTCTATACGGGCGATGCCGTTACATTTCCAAGCGGGAAATACGAAGTGGCAGGCAATACCGCTTTTTATTACACCGAGCGCAATGCCTCACGAATGCCCAACTACCATCGTCTGGATGTGAGTGCCACTTACGAAAACCCAAGAAAAGGCAGGTACCAAACTTCATGGAATTTCTCCCTGTACAACGCCTACGGTCGTCAGAATGCCTATACCATCAATTTTGAAGACGATGAAAACGACCCATCTCGTACGAGAGCCGTACAGACTTCTCTTTTCAGATGGGTACCGAGTGTGACGTATAATTTCAAATTTTAA